A single Sorex araneus isolate mSorAra2 chromosome 8, mSorAra2.pri, whole genome shotgun sequence DNA region contains:
- the LOC129406823 gene encoding galectin-4-like, with amino-acid sequence MTFVPAPGYYPTYNPTLPFCKPIPCDLNVGTFVYIAGVAHQNLQSFVVNFALGPDAVRDDIAFHFNPRFAGWNKVVFNARLSGTWGAEEEKRKIPFKNGEHFDILVMITQEHYKVLVNGNDFYEFGHRTPIQKVTHLIVNGNMTLQLVSFFGQCPKFSEAMEGPPIFYPPMPYMRRLQGGLKTNRTIIIVGFIPRSAHRFFINFTVGTTGDIALHINPRMGEKAVVRNSFLNGGWGCEESGISYNPFAPGQYFDLSICTSTDNLKVFANGQHIFDYEHRVPATTADILEISSDVILSYVQV; translated from the exons ATGACTTTCGTGCCTGCACCTGGCTACTATCCTACCTACAACCCG ACGCTGCCCTTCTGCAAACCCATCCCATGTGACCTCAACGTCGGGACGTTCGTCTACATCGCTGGAGTGGCCCACCAGAACTTGCAAAG CTTCGTGGTAAACTTTGCCTTGGGGCCAGATGCAGTAAGAGATGACATCGCCTTCCACTTCAACCCCCGTTTTGCTGGCTGGAACAAGGTTGTCTTCAACGCAAGGTTGTCAGGCACGTGGGGtgcagaggaggagaaaaggaagatcCCCTTCAAAAACGGGGAGCACTTCGATATACTGGTGATGATCACACAGGAGCATTACAAG GTGCTGGTGAATGGAAATGATTTCTATGAGTTTGGGCACCGGACCCCTATCCAGAAAGTCACCCACCTGATTGTGAATGGGAACATGACCCTTCAATTGGTTTCCTTCTTTGGCCAATGTCCCAAATTCTCTGAG GCCATGGAGGGACCCCCAATCTTCTACCCG CCTATGCCATATATGCGGAGACTTCAGGGGGGACTGAAGACCAACAGAACCATCATAATCGTGGGCTTCATCCCCCGCTCAGCCCACAG ATTTTTTATCAACTTCACTGTGGGAACCACCGGGGACATAGCCCTGCACATCAACCCACGCATGGGTGAGAAGGCCGTCGTGAGGAACAGTTTCCTAAACGGTGGCTGGGGGTGCGAGGAGAGCGGAATCTCCTATAATCCCTTTGCTCCAGGACAGTACTTTGAT CTATCCATCTGCACCAGCACCGATAACCTCAAGGTATTTGCCAATGGCCAGCACATCTTTGACTATGAACATCGTGTGCCAGCTACCACGGCGGACATACTGGAGATCTCCAGTGATGTCATCCTCTCCTATGTCCAGGTCTGA